One window of the Halobacillus litoralis genome contains the following:
- a CDS encoding glucose-1-phosphate adenylyltransferase: MKNKECVAMLLAGGQGTRLKSLTKQIAKPAVYFGGKYRIIDFPLSNCTNSGIDTVGVLTQYEPLILNDYIGIGDTWDLDRKHGGVSVLPPFMQAEGGGWYSGTANAIHRNLKFLNQYEPEHVLILSGDHIYKMDYNAMLNHHKETGADATISVIEVPWEDANRFGIMNTDEEGRITEFDEKPEYPKSNLASMGVYIFRWDVLKQYLIEDAEKENSSHDFGKDIIPALLYDYKKMMAYTFEGYWKDVGTVESLWGANMDLLKKNPELNLNDQRWRIYSKNPNQPPQYIAPAATVKNALINEGCRIYGKVDTSIIFYDVHVGESSVVKDSVIMPGVKIGKNVKIHRAIVAKGSVIEDGAVIGDPSPDSEITLVADEGSVLATSFATN; encoded by the coding sequence ATGAAAAATAAAGAATGCGTAGCGATGCTTCTGGCTGGTGGTCAAGGAACCAGACTGAAGTCACTGACCAAACAAATTGCAAAACCAGCTGTTTATTTTGGCGGGAAATACCGGATCATCGATTTTCCGTTAAGTAATTGTACGAATTCAGGCATCGACACGGTCGGTGTACTGACTCAATATGAGCCTCTCATTCTGAATGATTATATCGGAATCGGGGATACATGGGACCTGGATCGTAAGCACGGAGGAGTTTCGGTGTTGCCGCCATTCATGCAGGCAGAAGGGGGAGGCTGGTACTCAGGTACAGCCAATGCCATCCACCGGAATTTGAAATTCCTGAATCAATATGAGCCAGAACACGTGCTTATCTTATCAGGGGACCATATTTACAAAATGGATTACAATGCCATGCTCAATCACCATAAGGAAACAGGGGCAGATGCCACCATCTCTGTCATTGAAGTACCGTGGGAAGATGCGAACCGGTTTGGCATCATGAACACAGATGAAGAAGGTAGAATTACAGAGTTTGACGAGAAACCTGAATATCCGAAGAGTAATCTCGCGTCAATGGGTGTTTACATTTTCCGTTGGGACGTCCTCAAGCAATATTTGATCGAGGACGCGGAAAAAGAAAATTCTTCTCATGATTTCGGGAAAGATATCATCCCTGCTCTTCTTTACGATTATAAAAAGATGATGGCCTATACATTCGAAGGATATTGGAAAGATGTTGGCACGGTCGAGAGTTTGTGGGGAGCGAATATGGATTTGTTGAAGAAAAATCCAGAGCTGAACTTGAATGATCAAAGGTGGCGCATTTATTCGAAAAACCCTAACCAGCCTCCGCAATATATTGCACCTGCGGCGACGGTGAAGAACGCACTGATCAATGAAGGCTGCCGCATATATGGCAAGGTGGACACCTCAATCATCTTTTACGACGTTCATGTTGGTGAATCGTCAGTGGTGAAGGATTCTGTCATTATGCCTGGCGTGAAAATCGGCAAGAACGTGAAGATTCACCGGGCGATCGTCGCTAAAGGAAGTGTGATCGAGGATGGAGCAGTCATTGGTGACCCATCTCCAGATAGTGAGATCACACTTGTAGCGGACGAAGGAAGTGTGCTTGCTACTAGTTTTGCTACCAACTGA
- the glgD gene encoding glucose-1-phosphate adenylyltransferase subunit GlgD — protein MDRIAGIINLDHEQDMMDELTYFRCGAAVPFAGRYRMIDFTISNMTNSRIESVAVFARRKYRSLMDHLEQGKAWDLDRKRGGLFILPPDWNDPTDISKGDLQHFHNNIDFINRTLADYLVVSGSQNICNINFQDVLQEHKKADADVTVIYSKVDELYPEHQRAHKLDIDENNRVTAIHNDHSSTNVYMDMYIIEKDYMYELIEKCIAHGCSHFFLDGIKAKLPEINIHAYEYTGTHALINSIESYYRNSSKLLDATEHDNLFKDEAPVFTKIKNEAPSNYTETSSVRNTMVANGCVIEGHVEDSILFRGVKVAEGAVIKNSIIMQRCEIEGDAVLENVILDKDCNISNGKTLIGAPEKPYVVAKRRTM, from the coding sequence ATGGATCGTATAGCTGGAATCATTAATTTGGATCACGAACAAGATATGATGGATGAATTGACTTACTTCCGTTGCGGGGCTGCTGTTCCTTTTGCAGGCCGGTATCGGATGATCGATTTCACCATTTCGAATATGACTAATTCACGAATTGAATCCGTTGCCGTTTTTGCCCGGAGGAAATATCGTTCACTTATGGATCATCTTGAACAGGGCAAGGCATGGGATCTTGATCGTAAACGCGGCGGGTTGTTCATTTTACCACCCGATTGGAATGATCCTACAGACATCTCTAAAGGGGATTTACAACATTTCCACAACAACATAGACTTTATCAACCGCACCCTCGCGGATTACCTCGTGGTGTCGGGGTCTCAAAATATTTGCAATATCAATTTCCAGGATGTACTTCAGGAACACAAAAAAGCTGATGCAGATGTGACGGTCATATATAGTAAAGTGGATGAACTGTATCCAGAGCACCAGCGGGCACATAAGCTGGACATCGACGAAAATAACCGCGTGACTGCCATCCATAATGACCACAGCAGCACGAATGTCTATATGGATATGTATATCATTGAAAAAGACTATATGTACGAATTGATCGAAAAGTGCATTGCACATGGATGCTCCCACTTCTTTTTGGATGGAATCAAAGCAAAATTGCCGGAAATCAATATTCATGCTTATGAATATACCGGTACACACGCATTGATTAATTCGATTGAGAGCTATTACCGGAACAGCTCCAAATTATTGGATGCGACTGAGCATGACAATCTGTTCAAAGATGAAGCACCAGTATTCACCAAAATTAAGAATGAAGCGCCTTCAAACTATACCGAAACATCGAGTGTGAGGAACACGATGGTAGCGAATGGCTGCGTAATAGAAGGGCATGTAGAAGATAGTATCCTCTTCAGGGGCGTCAAAGTAGCTGAAGGAGCAGTCATCAAGAATTCAATCATCATGCAGCGCTGTGAAATAGAAGGGGACGCAGTCCTGGAAAATGTGATCTTGGATAAAGATTGTAACATTTCAAATGGTAAAACGTTGATCGGTGCTCCTGAGAAGCCTTATGTCGTAGCAAAAAGAAGAACAATGTAA
- the glgA gene encoding glycogen synthase GlgA has translation MNVLMIGSECAPFIKTGGLADVLGSLPQALKKQGNDVRVILPKYENMSDVWKEQLTHVDELNITLGWRNQYAGIEYIEYEGIPVYFIDNEYYFKRSNLYGYDDEAERFVFFNRAVMEWITSMEWTPDILHCHDWQTGLIPVFLHTHYKEVEKLQGMKTVFTIHNLKYQGVFAQSVLHDLMDYDESMMRDDAFEFFGDINFMKAALNYADFVTTVSETYAKEIQTPYYGENLDGVLRKRTDELIGIVNGIDDQNYNPMKDDALAFPFRSSLIKKAQNKMWLQEEVGLPVRKDVPVIGIVSRLVEQKGFDLIGRIIDELLYHEDVQIVLLGTGEYQYEQMLQWAQDRHPEKMSTNIRFSEPFSRQIYAASDFFLMPSRFEPCGIGQLIALRYLAAPIVRETGGLVDTIQPYNTETEEGNGFSFTHYNAHDMLYTIRRAIETYQEPATWQKLVKNICKSKFTWENSADQYMDLYQSMFR, from the coding sequence ATGAATGTATTGATGATTGGTTCTGAATGTGCCCCTTTTATTAAAACCGGCGGGCTGGCTGATGTATTAGGTTCTCTTCCCCAAGCATTGAAGAAGCAGGGAAATGATGTACGTGTCATCCTTCCGAAATATGAAAATATGAGTGATGTCTGGAAAGAACAGCTGACCCATGTAGATGAGCTCAACATCACGCTTGGATGGCGTAACCAATATGCGGGTATTGAATATATAGAATACGAAGGTATCCCTGTGTATTTCATAGATAATGAGTATTACTTCAAACGTTCCAACCTATATGGGTATGACGATGAAGCAGAGCGTTTCGTTTTTTTCAACCGGGCCGTGATGGAATGGATCACTTCGATGGAATGGACACCAGACATTCTTCATTGTCACGACTGGCAAACAGGCTTGATTCCGGTGTTTCTACATACCCATTATAAAGAGGTTGAAAAACTTCAAGGTATGAAAACCGTTTTCACCATCCATAATTTGAAGTATCAAGGTGTATTTGCTCAGTCTGTTTTACACGATTTGATGGATTATGATGAAAGCATGATGAGAGACGATGCCTTTGAATTTTTTGGTGACATTAACTTCATGAAAGCCGCCTTGAATTATGCGGATTTTGTCACAACGGTTAGTGAAACCTACGCAAAAGAGATTCAAACTCCTTATTATGGGGAAAACCTAGACGGAGTATTAAGAAAAAGAACAGATGAATTAATCGGAATTGTAAACGGCATTGATGATCAAAACTACAACCCTATGAAAGACGATGCTCTCGCATTCCCATTTCGCAGTTCTTTGATCAAAAAAGCCCAAAATAAAATGTGGCTGCAGGAAGAGGTAGGTTTGCCGGTGAGGAAAGATGTGCCGGTGATTGGCATCGTTTCCAGACTGGTGGAGCAAAAAGGGTTCGATTTGATTGGACGAATTATTGATGAGCTGCTGTACCATGAAGATGTCCAAATCGTCTTGCTTGGTACAGGGGAGTATCAATATGAACAGATGCTCCAATGGGCCCAGGACAGACATCCAGAGAAAATGTCTACGAATATCCGTTTCTCAGAACCTTTTTCCCGACAGATTTATGCGGCTAGTGATTTCTTTCTCATGCCCTCCCGTTTTGAACCATGTGGTATCGGTCAATTGATTGCATTGCGGTATTTGGCTGCACCGATCGTCAGGGAAACAGGGGGACTTGTGGATACGATCCAGCCATATAATACAGAGACGGAAGAAGGGAACGGATTTTCGTTCACCCATTACAACGCCCATGACATGCTGTACACCATTCGTCGAGCTATTGAAACCTATCAGGAACCTGCTACTTGGCAAAAACTGGTGAAAAATATTTGCAAGAGTAAGTTCACATGGGAGAACTCGGCTGATCAGTACATGGATTTATATCAATCTATGTTCCGTTAG
- a CDS encoding glycogen/starch/alpha-glucan phosphorylase has product MFSDKEEFKSEFKSQLEEKLGKTVTTASDFDTYRALGGLIREKINKNWLKTDQGYRENKNKQVYYFSMEFLMGRLLGNNLLNMNVLSLVEDGLDDLGLSLSELEEKESDPGLGNGGLGRLAACFLDSLASLNLAGHGYGLRYKYGMFDQHFIDGKQVELPDYWLSKEFIWEVRRPEEAIEVRFGGHVSSTKGENGKLHFKYEDYEPINAIPYDVPVVGYHNETVNTLRLWSAEPTIENTVAKAEKEGEFGHFLQHKRSLEAISEFLYPDDSTAEGKELRLKQEYFLVSAGVQSIVQSFETLGLPWSSFPEKAALHINDTHPALVIPELMRILMDEKGVGWEEAWEITQNSVSYTNHTTLSEALESWPVGLVRSLLPRIFMIIDEINERFCQALWRTYPGDFDRIADLAIVADGQVKMAHLSIVGSHSINGVAKLHTEILKKREMKRFYDTFPDRFNNKTNGITHRRWLMHANRPLTSAITEAIGEDWIRQPGQLTKLLNRKDDLPFLDRLHDIKQKNKIDLSNWVQETQGIAVDPESIFDVHIKRLHGYKRQLLNALHIMHLYNELKSDPTLDIVPRTFFFGAKAAPSYHFAKKVIQLINRIADVVNHDPDVNEYIKVVFLPNYSVSIAERIIPASNVSEQISMATKEASGTGNMKFMMNGALTLGTMDGANVEIHELVGDDNLYIFGLRSDEVWDYYRNGSYSSKAVYENDQRVRHTLDQLIHYSPFSKGETEFQEIYDALLTYNDEYFVLKDFASYVLAQKKVSQDYQRKRQWNLKSLVNIAQSGVFSSDRTIQEYARDIWDIQRVTTLK; this is encoded by the coding sequence ATGTTCAGTGACAAAGAGGAATTCAAGTCAGAGTTTAAATCGCAGTTAGAAGAAAAGTTGGGGAAAACCGTAACGACAGCGTCTGATTTCGATACGTATCGAGCTTTAGGCGGGTTAATACGGGAGAAAATCAACAAAAATTGGTTGAAAACCGATCAAGGATACCGGGAGAACAAAAATAAGCAAGTGTACTATTTCTCGATGGAATTTTTGATGGGTCGCCTGCTCGGCAATAATCTATTGAACATGAATGTTTTGTCTCTTGTTGAAGATGGCCTCGATGATCTTGGCTTGTCCCTTTCAGAATTAGAAGAGAAAGAGAGTGACCCTGGACTTGGTAATGGTGGGTTAGGCCGATTAGCTGCTTGTTTTCTCGATTCATTGGCTTCCTTGAATTTAGCTGGACATGGTTATGGACTCCGGTATAAATATGGGATGTTCGATCAACATTTCATTGATGGAAAACAGGTGGAGCTTCCTGACTACTGGCTCTCTAAAGAGTTTATCTGGGAAGTCCGCCGTCCGGAGGAGGCGATTGAAGTCCGCTTTGGCGGTCACGTCTCTTCTACGAAAGGTGAAAATGGAAAACTCCACTTCAAATACGAGGATTATGAGCCGATCAACGCTATTCCTTACGATGTCCCTGTGGTAGGTTACCATAATGAGACAGTCAATACGCTTCGGTTATGGTCAGCTGAACCGACGATTGAAAACACGGTAGCTAAAGCGGAAAAGGAAGGGGAGTTTGGACACTTCCTTCAACACAAACGTTCTTTAGAAGCGATCTCAGAGTTTTTATATCCTGATGATTCCACAGCCGAAGGGAAGGAGCTCCGCTTGAAGCAGGAGTATTTCTTAGTATCAGCTGGTGTGCAATCGATTGTGCAATCCTTTGAGACACTGGGCCTGCCCTGGTCATCATTCCCTGAGAAAGCAGCACTTCATATCAATGATACACATCCGGCCCTTGTCATACCTGAATTGATGAGAATTTTAATGGATGAAAAAGGGGTAGGTTGGGAAGAAGCGTGGGAAATCACGCAGAATTCAGTCTCCTACACGAATCATACGACATTGAGTGAAGCATTGGAGTCTTGGCCTGTAGGGCTTGTGCGCTCATTGCTGCCAAGAATTTTCATGATTATCGATGAGATCAATGAACGCTTTTGTCAGGCATTATGGCGCACATATCCAGGAGACTTCGACCGTATCGCAGATCTTGCCATCGTAGCAGATGGACAGGTGAAGATGGCCCACCTCTCAATTGTAGGCAGCCATAGCATCAACGGTGTAGCAAAGCTTCATACAGAAATACTTAAGAAAAGGGAAATGAAACGTTTTTATGATACATTTCCTGACCGGTTCAACAATAAGACGAATGGCATCACTCATCGCCGCTGGTTGATGCATGCGAACCGCCCGTTGACTTCTGCTATTACAGAAGCGATTGGTGAAGATTGGATCAGGCAGCCGGGTCAGTTAACGAAATTGCTTAACCGAAAAGATGACCTGCCTTTCCTTGATCGACTCCATGATATTAAACAAAAGAATAAAATCGATTTATCTAATTGGGTGCAAGAGACACAGGGGATTGCAGTCGATCCTGAATCTATTTTCGACGTCCATATCAAGCGACTGCATGGGTATAAACGCCAGTTGCTTAATGCTCTTCATATTATGCATTTATACAATGAATTGAAATCGGATCCAACACTGGATATCGTGCCGCGGACATTTTTCTTTGGAGCGAAAGCGGCTCCGAGTTATCATTTCGCGAAAAAAGTGATTCAACTGATCAACCGAATCGCGGATGTGGTCAATCATGACCCTGATGTGAATGAATATATAAAAGTAGTGTTCTTACCTAATTACTCCGTATCGATAGCGGAACGCATCATTCCTGCGAGTAATGTAAGTGAACAAATATCAATGGCCACGAAAGAAGCGTCAGGCACCGGGAACATGAAGTTCATGATGAATGGAGCTTTAACTCTCGGCACGATGGATGGAGCCAATGTAGAAATTCACGAGCTGGTAGGGGATGACAACCTCTACATTTTCGGTTTAAGGTCTGACGAGGTGTGGGATTATTACCGAAATGGCTCTTATTCATCCAAAGCAGTCTATGAAAATGATCAACGTGTACGTCATACTCTTGATCAGCTGATTCATTATAGTCCATTCTCTAAAGGGGAGACGGAGTTCCAAGAAATCTATGATGCTTTATTGACGTATAATGATGAGTATTTCGTGTTGAAAGATTTTGCAAGTTACGTGCTAGCTCAAAAGAAAGTAAGCCAGGACTATCAGAGAAAGCGTCAATGGAATCTGAAAAGTTTAGTGAACATTGCCCAATCCGGGGTCTTCTCAAGTGATCGTACCATCCAGGAATATGCCCGCGATATTTGGGACATTCAACGGGTTACTACGTTGAAGTGA
- a CDS encoding glycoside hydrolase family 13 protein, with the protein MEMYHNSFESSYREPFGAAPRGSAVTLTIDVHNRYHVSHVILHYILDRTDDEKTKEMDVCSEEHQRTSYETTVVMPDTPQLIWYFFEVILEDRTLFYGREKSFESGEGKVYDHIPPSWQITVYDPAYQTPDWWKNATMYQIFPDRFYAAGDIEPEKAPETSLIHAHWENEPVYIRNERGEVIRWDFFGGNLKGIEEKLDHIESLGVTVIYLNPIFEAESNHRYDTGDYHKIDPLLGTKADLESLIEAARKRGMEIMLDGVFSHTGSNSIYFNREGKYDSLGAYQSKNSSYYSWYTFHQYPDDYDAWWGVGTLPTLKKENEDYQNFLVHAEDSVIKTWQNSGMKHWRLDVADELTDDLISQLYRQLKSKDESSVLLGEVWEDASNKTAYGKRRDYFLGGVLDSVMNYPMRRILLEFIKGEMDAPTVHRRLMTLGEHYPKQYFYAVMNMLSSHDVERIKTMLDDFLPDDLAEDEKEDLIISQIKALSLLIYTFPGVPSLYYGDEAGLSGGADPDNRKPYPWDKEDQELLKWYRQIGQWRKEHQALRTGNWKSFAYDDDVFGFERWIRDEVDHFGSEASDEQLIYLFNRNLRKKKEVNLPIQKGKWQHLENKRRIFNAKNNVLAIELAPCEGMLLRLMQ; encoded by the coding sequence ATGGAAATGTATCACAATAGTTTTGAATCTTCATATCGAGAGCCTTTCGGTGCTGCACCGAGAGGTTCTGCTGTTACGCTTACAATTGATGTACACAATCGTTATCATGTATCACATGTCATCCTCCACTATATATTGGATCGTACGGATGATGAAAAGACGAAAGAGATGGACGTTTGCAGTGAAGAGCATCAACGCACATCTTATGAAACGACGGTCGTAATGCCGGACACCCCGCAGTTGATTTGGTACTTTTTCGAGGTCATTCTCGAAGACCGCACACTGTTTTACGGACGGGAAAAGAGCTTTGAAAGCGGAGAAGGAAAAGTTTATGATCACATCCCTCCTTCATGGCAGATCACGGTATATGATCCCGCCTACCAAACACCTGATTGGTGGAAAAATGCAACCATGTATCAAATTTTCCCTGATCGATTTTATGCGGCAGGCGATATTGAACCAGAGAAAGCCCCTGAGACCAGCCTCATCCATGCCCATTGGGAAAATGAACCTGTGTATATAAGGAATGAGCGTGGTGAAGTCATACGATGGGACTTTTTTGGAGGTAACTTGAAAGGGATCGAAGAAAAACTGGATCACATTGAGTCATTAGGTGTCACCGTCATCTATTTGAACCCGATCTTTGAGGCGGAGAGTAATCATAGATATGATACTGGTGATTATCACAAAATCGATCCCCTTCTCGGAACGAAAGCGGACTTGGAGAGCCTGATTGAGGCGGCACGTAAAAGAGGGATGGAAATCATGCTTGATGGAGTGTTCAGTCACACTGGAAGCAACAGCATTTATTTCAATAGAGAAGGAAAATACGATTCGCTCGGTGCCTATCAATCTAAGAATTCTTCCTATTACAGTTGGTACACATTCCACCAATATCCCGACGATTATGACGCATGGTGGGGCGTTGGTACATTACCGACATTGAAAAAGGAAAACGAAGACTATCAAAACTTTCTGGTCCATGCAGAAGACAGTGTCATCAAAACCTGGCAAAACTCCGGCATGAAACACTGGAGGTTAGATGTAGCCGATGAATTGACAGATGACTTGATCAGCCAGCTATACCGCCAGCTGAAGAGTAAGGATGAGTCCAGCGTCCTGTTAGGCGAAGTTTGGGAGGATGCCTCTAATAAAACAGCCTACGGCAAGCGGCGGGATTACTTTCTAGGCGGTGTGTTGGACTCTGTCATGAACTACCCGATGCGTAGGATTTTGCTGGAGTTCATAAAAGGGGAAATGGATGCTCCAACCGTCCATCGTCGTCTGATGACCCTTGGTGAACATTACCCGAAACAGTACTTTTATGCAGTGATGAACATGCTCTCCAGCCATGATGTGGAAAGGATCAAAACCATGCTGGATGATTTCCTTCCAGATGATTTGGCAGAAGATGAAAAAGAAGATCTTATAATCAGCCAAATCAAAGCCTTGAGTTTGTTGATTTATACCTTCCCGGGAGTCCCCTCCCTCTACTATGGCGATGAAGCAGGATTATCAGGAGGAGCAGACCCTGATAATCGCAAGCCATATCCGTGGGACAAAGAAGATCAAGAACTTTTGAAGTGGTATCGCCAAATCGGCCAATGGCGTAAAGAACACCAGGCCCTTCGAACAGGGAATTGGAAGTCTTTCGCCTACGATGACGACGTGTTCGGGTTTGAACGTTGGATAAGAGATGAAGTCGATCATTTCGGGAGTGAAGCCTCTGATGAACAGTTGATCTATTTATTCAACAGGAATCTCCGTAAAAAGAAAGAAGTCAACCTGCCGATCCAAAAAGGAAAATGGCAGCATTTAGAGAATAAGAGAAGAATATTCAACGCCAAGAACAATGTACTGGCAATAGAATTGGCCCCTTGCGAAGGTATGCTATTACGTTTAATGCAATAG
- a CDS encoding PH domain-containing protein has product MGFLDGLMGNASEVDIEKLERELEEVLIENEQIQSGYKVLRDSFVFTDKRLVLVDKQGMTGKKVEYHSIPYKSITHFSVETAGSFDMDSELKIWLSGSNEPIGKLFKKDSPIEEVQQTLATYVL; this is encoded by the coding sequence ATGGGATTTTTAGATGGATTAATGGGAAACGCAAGTGAAGTAGATATTGAAAAGCTAGAAAGAGAATTGGAAGAAGTGTTGATTGAAAATGAACAGATTCAAAGTGGGTATAAAGTATTGAGAGACTCTTTCGTTTTCACAGACAAGCGATTAGTGCTGGTGGATAAACAAGGGATGACAGGTAAAAAGGTCGAATATCATTCCATCCCTTATAAAAGCATCACTCATTTCAGTGTAGAAACAGCAGGCAGTTTTGATATGGATTCAGAATTGAAAATCTGGTTATCAGGATCCAATGAACCTATTGGTAAACTATTCAAAAAAGATAGTCCAATTGAAGAAGTTCAACAGACTCTTGCCACATACGTATTATAA
- the rpoN gene encoding RNA polymerase factor sigma-54 gives MKLELANKQTTGLVMTTEMRQAITMLQFNATELWEHVRKEIEENPILSIEASPSYGSTFHQKEFAYHDPIEQIAQQRCDWREDLIEQAGWLQENESMKHIVIYLVGNLDENGFLTMVAEEITEELGMEVEMVEEARHLLINFDPYGVGCYNFQEYLLLQIEKKYPDSAFLYALVKDHLNLLGEQELRPIAEKTGVSERQVGEALQLIKTLQPRPVIERATSASTPSLPDLILEKEPSGFLLRDPYSITKQIRWDEKLLGMYQKSHDAYDYLDDCYKRARWLMQSIDQRRETIMRVAEVIIKHQKAFFEGGSLKPLTLKKVADTLDLHESTVSRAVSCKVIRTPDGNHELKSFFLTGYQSKHGEEVSSQQVKQLLQQLINGEEPTRPLSDQKLANELSLQHDLRVSRRTVAKYREALQIPSSSKRKVSVGAPLPS, from the coding sequence ATGAAGCTGGAACTGGCAAATAAACAAACAACAGGGTTGGTCATGACGACAGAAATGCGTCAAGCGATTACAATGCTTCAATTTAACGCCACTGAATTGTGGGAGCATGTGCGAAAGGAAATAGAGGAGAATCCAATTTTGAGCATCGAGGCTTCTCCCTCTTATGGCTCTACCTTTCATCAAAAAGAGTTTGCCTATCATGATCCTATTGAGCAAATCGCCCAACAGAGATGCGATTGGAGAGAAGACCTGATTGAGCAAGCGGGTTGGCTTCAAGAAAATGAATCTATGAAACATATTGTTATTTACTTGGTTGGAAACTTAGATGAGAACGGTTTTTTAACCATGGTTGCAGAGGAAATCACGGAGGAACTGGGAATGGAAGTTGAAATGGTTGAAGAAGCACGTCATCTTCTTATCAACTTTGATCCTTACGGAGTCGGTTGTTACAACTTTCAAGAGTATCTTCTGCTGCAAATAGAAAAAAAGTACCCAGACTCAGCCTTCTTGTATGCGTTGGTCAAGGATCATCTGAACCTTTTAGGAGAGCAGGAGTTGCGTCCCATAGCTGAAAAAACAGGAGTAAGTGAAAGGCAAGTAGGAGAAGCCCTCCAATTGATCAAGACTCTTCAGCCACGGCCGGTTATTGAACGGGCGACGTCCGCATCTACACCTTCTCTTCCAGACTTAATACTTGAAAAAGAACCAAGTGGATTCCTACTGAGAGATCCATACTCCATCACAAAGCAGATCCGGTGGGACGAGAAGTTGTTGGGCATGTACCAAAAATCACACGATGCTTATGATTATCTCGATGATTGTTATAAACGGGCACGTTGGCTGATGCAGAGCATTGACCAAAGAAGAGAAACCATCATGCGTGTCGCTGAAGTGATCATAAAACATCAAAAAGCTTTTTTTGAAGGAGGGTCGCTAAAACCCCTCACTTTAAAGAAGGTTGCTGACACATTGGATCTCCATGAATCGACAGTCAGCCGAGCGGTATCGTGTAAAGTGATCAGGACTCCGGATGGAAACCACGAACTGAAAAGCTTCTTTCTTACAGGCTACCAATCAAAGCATGGAGAAGAAGTTTCTTCGCAGCAAGTAAAACAACTCCTTCAACAACTGATCAACGGGGAAGAACCAACCCGCCCCCTCTCTGATCAAAAGCTTGCAAATGAATTAAGCCTCCAGCATGATCTCAGAGTCTCGAGAAGAACTGTGGCCAAATACAGAGAAGCATTGCAGATACCTTCTTCCTCAAAGAGAAAAGTGAGCGTCGGTGCACCTCTTCCTTCCTAG
- a CDS encoding YihY/virulence factor BrkB family protein — translation MKKIVSSIKELVAEFQKDNVPLLGAAQAYYYLLSIVPMLILLLSILPYLNIDAETAIQAMGNVIPSDTAEVFRENIVGVVEQPNGGLLTLGILGTLWSASNGINAFIQSANEAYNVEETRSFIKVRLLSIVLTLGMIIAIVVSLVLPVFGQVLIDMINLPEQTAILFQILRWAISVAVIGLVLMALYHFAPNKNIPFKHILPGAIITAVLWQLISLAFSFYVSNFGSYSATYGSLGGVIILMLWFFLTGIILMVGAEINVIYHRRHANEKTKAA, via the coding sequence ATGAAGAAAATTGTGAGCAGTATCAAAGAGCTGGTCGCAGAATTCCAAAAAGACAATGTACCATTACTTGGCGCTGCGCAGGCTTATTATTATTTGCTATCAATCGTGCCGATGTTGATTTTGCTATTATCCATTCTCCCATATTTGAACATTGATGCTGAGACAGCTATTCAAGCGATGGGCAATGTGATCCCTAGTGATACCGCAGAAGTTTTCCGGGAGAATATCGTCGGAGTAGTTGAACAACCGAATGGCGGATTATTGACCCTGGGTATTTTGGGGACATTATGGTCTGCTTCCAATGGAATCAACGCCTTCATTCAGTCAGCTAATGAAGCTTACAATGTGGAAGAAACACGCTCATTCATCAAAGTGCGTCTGCTTTCCATCGTATTAACCCTTGGGATGATCATCGCCATCGTTGTATCCCTCGTCTTGCCAGTGTTTGGTCAAGTGCTGATCGATATGATCAATTTACCAGAACAGACAGCGATTTTATTTCAAATCCTGCGGTGGGCTATCAGTGTGGCAGTGATCGGTCTCGTCTTAATGGCTCTGTATCACTTTGCCCCTAATAAAAATATACCCTTCAAGCACATCCTGCCCGGAGCAATCATTACAGCCGTGCTTTGGCAGCTGATTTCTTTAGCCTTTTCTTTCTATGTAAGTAACTTCGGTAGTTACTCCGCTACTTACGGAAGTCTTGGTGGTGTCATTATCCTGATGCTATGGTTCTTTTTAACTGGCATTATTCTTATGGTAGGTGCCGAAATCAATGTCATCTATCACCGCCGTCACGCCAACGAAAAAACAAAGGCAGCCTAA